One Drosophila kikkawai strain 14028-0561.14 chromosome 3L, DkikHiC1v2, whole genome shotgun sequence genomic window carries:
- the LOC108078830 gene encoding uncharacterized protein, with product MPRYQKLINEEDNMPSTSSSSSSFQEQQPHRFQRHQKPSVGYHLYLYRQQLAQRNVEYIRLSKAKYCITDTLLSKTVRNLKGCSIDELKTVNNQIVFRHKLKHQILRLRKLKSLGIKNANPKMESTDL from the coding sequence ATGCCTCGCTACCAGAAGCTCATCAACGAAGAGGACAACATGccatcaacatcatcatcatcatccagttttcaagagcagcagccacaTCGCTTCCAGCGGCACCAGAAACCCAGCGTGGGCTATCACCTGTACCTTTACCGCCAGCAACTCGCCCAGCGAAATGTGGAGTACATCCGGCTGTCCAAGGCCAAGTACTGCATCACGGACACCCTGCTCTCCAAGACGGTGAGGAACCTCAAGGGCTGCAGCATCGACGAGCTGAAGACGGTGAACAACCAGATTGTGTTCCGGCACAAGCTGAAGCATCAGATCCTGCGCCTCCGCAAGCTGAAGAGCCTGGGCATCAAGAATGCCAATCCCAAAATGGAGAGCACCGACCTGTGA